Genomic segment of Umezawaea sp. Da 62-37:
CGACCTCGCCCGCGGGAGGGATGGCGACGGGGGTGTCCATCGGCGACACGGTGAGCACGCCGGACGGGCAGCCTGGGACCTTGTTGTGCCCGGAGTCGACCGGCTGGCCGGGAATGGCCGCCAGGTTGACCACGATGATGTCGACGTCGTTCGGGTTGGACAGCCGCACCTGCCGCGCGCCCTCGCTGCCGGGCGTCAGCTCCACGGCGCCGCCGGACACGTCGTTGATCCCGAACGGCTTGAGGTCCGACACGCCCGCCTCGCCCGCGCTGATGGCGTAGGCCATGGTGGGGGTACGGGGGTCCGGCCACGTCAGGTGCATGGCCGCTACCACGGCCGCACCCACGCCCAGGATCGTCGTCGCGACGGCGATCTCCATTCGCGGGCCCAAACTACGCATGGCGCAACTCCATGAGCCGTTGCTCCAGGCGGTGGGTTCGCCTCTAGCTCCCTACCGGACCGGCGACCAACTCGCCCGGCAGTTCATCGCTTCGCCCCTCGGCCCCGCGGGCCGCCCGCCAATCTTGGAGAACATTCAACGGAGAAGCAAGGCCCGATCACTGAACGTGAGGATCCATCACCAGGCTTCAGCGCCCAATCAAGACACCTGCACCATCGTGAGCAGGCACTTCTTCGTTATTCCATTCGACCGTGGTTCACCCGGTCGGACTAACGTGCTCCGACCGGGTGACCCTTCACGATCCCGCGCTCACGACACCCACCGCCCTCAGGAGCGGAGCGTGGCGCCGTGCCTTTCGGTCAGCGCCGTCACGGCGGCGTCGCGCGCCGCCGTGGCCTCTTCGACGGTCAACGTGCGGTCGGGAGCCCGGAACCGCAGCGCGTACGCCAGGGAACGCTTGCCCTCGCCCACCTGCTCGCCCGTGTAGACGTCGAACAGCCGGATGTCCTCCAGCAGGTCGCCACCACCCGATTCGAGCACAGCGGCCACCTCAGCGGCGGGAACGGCCGCGTCGACCACCACCGCCACGTCCAGCAGCACCGGCGGGTACGCCGAGATGATCGGCGCGGGCCGGTTGTCGTTGAGCGGCAGCGCGTCCAGGTCCAGCTCCATCGCGACGGTCCGCTTGGGCAGCCCGAGCGCCTCGACGACCTTCGGGTGCAGCTCGCCGGCGTGCCCGACGGGCCAGTCGCCGACGCGCAGCTGCGCGCAGCGGCCGGGGTGCCACGGCGCGAGGTCGGACGCGACCACGCGCAGGGTGACGCCGTACGCCTTGGCGACGAGCTTGGCGGCCTCGACCGCGTCCGCCCAGTCGGCCTGGCGGCCCTTGCCCCACCAGCCCGCGTGCTCGCGGTGCCCGGCCAGCACGACGGCCACGTGCACCGGCTGCTGCGGCAGCGCGGCCAGCATGGACGCCACCTGGGCCTTGGTGGGCCGCTCGCCGACGCCGATGGTCGGCACCGGCACCTGCTGGGTGCGCGGCAGCGTGACCTGGGCGATGTTGAACAGCGCCACGTCCTTCTGGCCGCGGGACAGGTTGCGCTGCACGGCGTCCAGCAGGCCGGGCAGCAGCGTGGTGGCCATCGCGTGCTTGTCCGCCTCCAGCGGGTTCAGCACGCTGACCGTGTTGCGCCGCGAGTCGTTCGGGATCAGCCCGAACGAGTCGAACACCGCGGGCGAGATGAACGGGAACGGCAGCACCTCGACGTAGCCGTCCTCGGCCAGCGCGCGCGAGACCGTGCGGCGGCGGCGCTGCTGCTCGGTCAGCCCCCGGCCGGCCGGGGCGGGCGGCAGCGTGGACGGGATCGTCCCGAACCCCTCCAGCCGCAGCACCTCCTCGACCAGGTCGGCGGGCTGCACCAGGTCCGAACGCCACGTCGGCGGGGTGGCGGTGACCAGGGTCGCGCCGTCGTCACCGGTGGTGACCTCGACCTGGCAGCCGATCTGGCCGAGCCTGCGCGCCGTCACACCGCGGGCGTAGCGCACGCCCGCGACGCGGTCCGGCAGGTCGATCGGCATCGTGACCGGGCCGGGCAGCTCGGGCGTTCCCACGTCCGTGCGGCCGGGCTTGATCCCGCCGTCGCCGTAGAGGTGCAGCAGCTTCGCCGCGCGCTCCAGGGCGACCGGCGACAGCGCCGGGTCGACCGTGCGCTCGTACCGCTTCGCGGCCTCGCTGGGCAGCTTGTGGCGGCGCACGGTGCGGGCGATGGACGCGGGGTCCCAGATCGCCGCTTCGAGCAGGATGTCGCCGGTCTTGTCGCCGACCTCCGTGCTCGCGCCGCCCATGACACCGGCCATCGAGATGACGCCGGTGTCGTCGGCGATCACGATGTCGTCGGCGTCG
This window contains:
- the pheT gene encoding phenylalanine--tRNA ligase subunit beta gives rise to the protein MRIPVSWLTEHLEFAEAPTPDELAEAFIRIGMEIDDVRPLGPVSGPIVAGRVVEIEELEEFKKPIRFCQVEVAPGKVNGIVCGATNFVEGDTVVVALPGAVLPGDFTISARKTYGRTSDGMICSARELGLGEEHAGILVLPSGTAQPGDGAVELLGLDDTVLEITPTPDRGYAFSVRGLAREIACAFDVAFGDPAVADVPEAEGEVWPVHLEDGAGCARFVARQVSGVDPTAPTPWWMRRRLMLAGIRSISLPVDVTNYVMIELGHPLHAFDASKLQGNLVVRRAKSGEKLTTLDDTVRVLDADDIVIADDTGVISMAGVMGGASTEVGDKTGDILLEAAIWDPASIARTVRRHKLPSEAAKRYERTVDPALSPVALERAAKLLHLYGDGGIKPGRTDVGTPELPGPVTMPIDLPDRVAGVRYARGVTARRLGQIGCQVEVTTGDDGATLVTATPPTWRSDLVQPADLVEEVLRLEGFGTIPSTLPPAPAGRGLTEQQRRRRTVSRALAEDGYVEVLPFPFISPAVFDSFGLIPNDSRRNTVSVLNPLEADKHAMATTLLPGLLDAVQRNLSRGQKDVALFNIAQVTLPRTQQVPVPTIGVGERPTKAQVASMLAALPQQPVHVAVVLAGHREHAGWWGKGRQADWADAVEAAKLVAKAYGVTLRVVASDLAPWHPGRCAQLRVGDWPVGHAGELHPKVVEALGLPKRTVAMELDLDALPLNDNRPAPIISAYPPVLLDVAVVVDAAVPAAEVAAVLESGGGDLLEDIRLFDVYTGEQVGEGKRSLAYALRFRAPDRTLTVEEATAARDAAVTALTERHGATLRS